Proteins encoded in a region of the Paucibacter sediminis genome:
- the pyrE gene encoding orotate phosphoribosyltransferase — MNTRTPPLAQEFVAFAVEAGVLRFGEFKTKAGRLSPYFFNAGLFDDGAKLGRLAGFYARTLIDSGIQFDMIFGPAYKGITLAAAVAIELARLGHNKPFAYNRKEAKDHGEGGTLVGAPVQGRVLIIDDVISAGTSVRESIAMIQAAGATPCGVSIALDRQEKAVENGVESPKSAVQYVSEQLQLPVSAIAGLSDLLQYLQTTSSPAIAAHAGAVQAYRDRYGV; from the coding sequence ATGAACACCCGCACCCCCCCCCTGGCCCAGGAATTCGTCGCCTTTGCCGTCGAGGCGGGGGTGCTGCGCTTCGGCGAGTTCAAGACCAAGGCGGGGCGCCTGAGCCCCTATTTCTTCAACGCCGGCCTGTTCGACGATGGTGCCAAGCTGGGCCGCCTGGCCGGCTTCTATGCGCGCACCCTGATTGACTCGGGCATCCAGTTCGACATGATCTTCGGGCCGGCCTACAAGGGCATCACGCTGGCCGCCGCGGTGGCCATCGAGCTGGCCCGCCTGGGCCACAACAAGCCCTTTGCCTACAACCGCAAGGAAGCCAAGGACCATGGCGAGGGCGGTACCCTGGTGGGCGCGCCGGTGCAGGGCCGCGTGCTCATCATCGACGACGTGATCTCGGCCGGCACCTCGGTGCGCGAGTCCATCGCGATGATCCAGGCCGCGGGCGCCACGCCCTGCGGCGTCTCGATTGCCCTGGACCGCCAGGAGAAGGCGGTGGAGAACGGCGTGGAGAGCCCGAAGTCGGCGGTACAGTATGTGAGCGAGCAATTGCAACTGCCCGTGAGCGCAATTGCCGGCCTGTCGGACTTGCTGCAGTATTTGCAAACGACGAGCAGCCCTGCCATCGCCGCCCATGCGGGCGCGGTGCAAGCCTACCGAGATCGTTACGGAGTCTGA
- a CDS encoding exodeoxyribonuclease III — protein sequence MRFISANLNGIRSAASKGFFEWLPEQKADALGVQEVKAQDEHVAGVYCSSGQLQGHFHYAEKKGYSGVGLYTREEPSDLILGFGVEEFDKEGRWVEKRFDKPGRKLSLISCYFPSGSSGPERQEAKFRFLDAIYPHLMALKAEREFILVGDVNIAHKEIDLKNWKGNLKNSGFLPEERAWVSQLINPDAGGLVDVFRTLNDKPEQYTWWSNRGQAYAKNVGWRLDYHFATPALAALAKREQIYTAQKFSDHAPLTIDYDFKL from the coding sequence GTGCGCTTCATCTCCGCCAACCTCAACGGCATCCGCTCCGCCGCGAGCAAGGGTTTCTTCGAATGGCTGCCCGAGCAAAAAGCCGATGCGCTGGGCGTTCAGGAGGTCAAGGCGCAGGACGAGCATGTCGCCGGCGTCTATTGCAGTTCGGGCCAGTTGCAGGGCCATTTCCACTACGCCGAGAAGAAGGGCTATTCGGGTGTCGGCCTCTATACCCGGGAGGAGCCCAGCGACCTGATCCTGGGCTTCGGCGTGGAGGAATTCGACAAGGAGGGCCGCTGGGTGGAGAAGCGTTTCGACAAGCCCGGCCGCAAGCTCAGCCTGATCAGCTGCTACTTCCCCAGCGGCAGCAGCGGCCCGGAGCGCCAGGAGGCCAAGTTCCGCTTCCTCGATGCCATCTACCCGCACCTGATGGCGCTGAAGGCGGAGCGCGAATTCATCCTGGTGGGCGACGTGAACATCGCGCACAAGGAAATCGATCTGAAGAACTGGAAGGGCAACCTCAAGAACTCGGGCTTCCTGCCCGAGGAGCGTGCCTGGGTCAGCCAGCTGATCAACCCCGACGCAGGCGGCCTGGTCGACGTGTTCCGCACCCTCAACGACAAGCCCGAGCAATACACCTGGTGGAGCAACCGCGGCCAGGCCTATGCGAAGAACGTGGGCTGGCGCCTGGACTACCACTTCGCCACGCCCGCGCTCGCCGCGCTGGCCAAGCGCGAGCAGATCTACACGGCGCAGAAGTTCAGCGACCATGCGCCGCTGACGATCGACTACGACTTCAAGCTCTGA
- a CDS encoding glutathione S-transferase family protein, translating to MKLYYHPASTTSRPLMLFAAEQRIPLEMQLVDLFTGEHYQAPFEAVNPNRLVPVLEDGAFRLTESSAILKYLADKIDSPLYPKELQARARVNERMDWVNTQLCRDFAYGAVYPQIFPLHKRRSDEAQSAQLQWGCERAQAWLKVLDQHILGAQNPYLCGAQMTIADYFASAFVALAEIIGSDLAAYPQLRAWLGRMKALPSWAAVNQMIDGYAASLKGQAMVAV from the coding sequence ATGAAGCTGTACTACCACCCCGCATCAACCACCAGCCGGCCGTTGATGCTGTTTGCCGCGGAGCAGAGGATTCCGCTGGAGATGCAGCTCGTGGACCTGTTCACCGGTGAGCATTACCAGGCGCCCTTCGAGGCCGTCAATCCGAATCGTCTGGTGCCGGTGCTGGAAGATGGCGCGTTCCGTCTGACCGAGAGTTCGGCCATCCTCAAGTACCTGGCCGACAAGATCGACTCGCCGCTCTACCCCAAGGAGTTGCAGGCGCGTGCGCGCGTCAACGAGCGCATGGACTGGGTCAACACCCAGCTGTGCCGTGACTTTGCCTATGGCGCGGTCTACCCGCAGATCTTCCCGCTGCACAAGCGCCGCAGCGACGAGGCGCAGAGCGCGCAGCTGCAGTGGGGCTGCGAGCGCGCGCAGGCCTGGCTCAAGGTGCTGGACCAGCACATCCTCGGCGCCCAGAATCCCTATCTATGCGGCGCGCAGATGACGATCGCGGACTACTTCGCCAGCGCCTTCGTGGCGCTGGCCGAAATCATAGGCAGCGACCTGGCCGCCTATCCGCAGCTGCGGGCCTGGTTGGGCCGCATGAAGGCCTTGCCCAGCTGGGCGGCCGTGAACCAGATGATCGATGGCTACGCGGCTTCCCTGAAGGGCCAGGCCATGGTGGCGGTGTAG
- the map gene encoding type I methionyl aminopeptidase — translation MRGGGVKIRTADEIAKAREAGRLAAQVLHMITPFVQPGVSTDALDKICHDYIVDELKVTPANIGYHGYPKTLCSSVNEVVCHGIPSASKILKDGDIVNLDVAVIKDGWFGDTSRMYYVGEPKPLARRLVDTTYEAMRAGIMKVRPGATLGDVGFAIQRVAHAAGFSVVREYGGHGIGDVYHDEPHVLHFGRPGEGLRLKEGMIFTVEPMINAGKRGVKDLADGWTVVTMDRSLSAQWEHMVLVTASGFELLTPWPEGFGAYPAITSQ, via the coding sequence ATGAGGGGCGGCGGCGTCAAGATCCGCACGGCGGACGAGATCGCCAAGGCGCGCGAAGCCGGCCGCCTGGCCGCCCAGGTGCTGCACATGATCACGCCCTTTGTGCAGCCCGGCGTCAGCACCGACGCGCTGGACAAGATCTGCCACGACTACATCGTTGACGAGCTCAAGGTGACGCCGGCCAATATCGGCTACCACGGCTATCCCAAGACCCTGTGCAGCTCGGTCAACGAGGTGGTCTGTCATGGCATCCCCTCGGCCAGCAAGATCCTCAAGGATGGCGACATCGTCAACCTCGACGTGGCCGTCATCAAGGACGGCTGGTTCGGCGATACCAGCCGCATGTATTACGTGGGCGAGCCCAAGCCGCTGGCGCGCCGCCTGGTGGACACCACCTACGAGGCCATGCGTGCCGGCATCATGAAGGTACGCCCCGGCGCCACGCTGGGCGACGTGGGCTTCGCGATCCAGCGTGTCGCGCATGCCGCGGGCTTCAGCGTGGTGCGCGAATACGGCGGCCATGGCATCGGCGACGTCTATCACGACGAGCCGCATGTGCTGCACTTCGGCAGGCCGGGCGAGGGCCTGCGCCTCAAGGAGGGCATGATCTTCACGGTGGAGCCCATGATCAACGCCGGCAAGCGCGGCGTGAAGGATCTCGCCGACGGCTGGACCGTGGTGACCATGGACCGCTCATTGTCGGCGCAGTGGGAGCACATGGTGCTGGTCACCGCCAGCGGCTTCGAGCTGCTGACGCCCTGGCCCGAGGGCTTCGGGGCCTATCCCGCCATCACCAGTCAGTAG
- a CDS encoding cyanophycinase, translated as MPKLSRRSCLELMQGLLAVCLLSMTLATPALAGGSDKKVGTPTYSSRNYDYYLTGSADNQAPPAPTTPMSVLMGGGTDVDAAFMAMIAKARGAGNTPIDVVVIRASGADGYNDYLYQMGGVDSVETLVVKTREGANDANVQRIVAGADLLFIAGGDQWDYINLWKGTALDQAVQGLIARKVPVGGTSAGLAVLAQFDFSAQNDTITSAQALSNPYDRRLTLDRGFITSVPGLGNTIADAHLVTRDRMGRLMTFLARIIKDAWVARPDDARGIGVDEQTAVVVDDGVGTVMGNGAAYFLRPSIAATTIQPKTPLTFSSVRVDRLRAQEGTMDLRNWSRSLNVAPYWLDVIGGVLTSSGANGSIY; from the coding sequence ATGCCTAAGCTTTCACGCCGTTCCTGCCTGGAACTGATGCAGGGCCTGTTGGCCGTATGCCTGCTGTCGATGACGCTGGCCACGCCGGCGCTGGCGGGCGGTTCGGACAAGAAGGTCGGAACCCCGACCTACAGCTCCAGGAACTACGACTACTACCTCACCGGCAGCGCCGACAACCAGGCCCCGCCGGCACCCACCACGCCGATGTCGGTGCTGATGGGGGGCGGCACCGATGTCGACGCCGCCTTCATGGCCATGATTGCCAAGGCACGCGGCGCGGGCAATACGCCGATCGACGTGGTGGTGATACGCGCCTCGGGTGCCGATGGCTACAACGATTACCTCTACCAGATGGGCGGGGTCGACTCGGTCGAGACCCTGGTGGTGAAGACGCGCGAGGGCGCCAATGACGCCAATGTCCAGCGCATCGTCGCCGGCGCCGACCTGCTCTTCATCGCCGGTGGCGATCAATGGGACTACATCAACCTCTGGAAGGGTACGGCGCTGGATCAGGCGGTGCAGGGCCTGATCGCCAGAAAGGTGCCGGTGGGCGGCACCAGTGCCGGCCTGGCGGTGCTGGCGCAGTTCGACTTCTCGGCACAGAACGACACCATCACCTCGGCCCAGGCGCTGAGCAACCCCTACGACCGCCGCCTCACGCTGGATCGCGGCTTCATCACCAGCGTGCCCGGCCTGGGCAACACGATTGCCGATGCCCACCTCGTCACCCGCGACCGCATGGGCCGCTTGATGACGTTCCTGGCGCGCATCATCAAGGACGCCTGGGTCGCCCGCCCCGATGACGCGCGCGGCATCGGCGTGGACGAGCAGACCGCCGTGGTGGTGGACGATGGCGTCGGCACGGTGATGGGCAATGGCGCCGCCTACTTCCTGCGCCCCAGCATCGCCGCCACCACCATCCAGCCCAAGACGCCGCTGACCTTCTCCAGCGTACGGGTAGACCGCCTGCGCGCCCAGGAGGGCACGATGGACCTGCGCAACTGGAGTCGCAGCCTCAATGTCGCGCCCTACTGGCTGGACGTGATCGGCGGCGTGCTGACCTCCTCAGGCGCCAACGGCAGCATCTACTGA
- a CDS encoding VOC family protein: MIRKLHHNAYRCRDSEATRAFYEDFLGLPLSGTLEITQTKSGRATHTLHTFYRLDDGSFLAFFEAPDMPFEFKAQHDFDLHIALEVSRETLEQMFAKGRGAGIETRGVSDHHFIDSIYFRDPNGYVIELCTKRAEHDQAMDPATNGAREKLRRWTASKPASRQA, translated from the coding sequence ATGATTCGCAAGCTGCATCACAACGCCTATCGCTGCCGAGACTCGGAGGCAACGCGCGCTTTCTACGAAGACTTTCTTGGCCTGCCGCTGAGCGGCACCCTGGAGATCACGCAGACGAAAAGCGGCCGTGCGACGCATACCTTGCATACCTTTTATCGGCTCGACGACGGCTCCTTCCTGGCCTTCTTCGAGGCGCCCGACATGCCGTTCGAGTTCAAGGCGCAGCACGATTTCGATCTGCATATTGCGCTGGAGGTGTCGCGGGAAACGCTCGAGCAGATGTTTGCCAAAGGCCGTGGTGCGGGCATCGAGACCCGCGGCGTGTCGGACCACCATTTCATTGACTCGATCTACTTCCGCGACCCCAATGGCTATGTGATCGAGCTGTGCACCAAGCGCGCCGAGCATGATCAGGCCATGGACCCAGCCACGAACGGTGCGCGTGAGAAGCTGCGGCGCTGGACGGCATCCAAACCCGCGTCGCGCCAAGCCTAG
- a CDS encoding ParD-like family protein, which produces MGIVKISDQLHESLRIASGALSRSINAQAEHWMRIGMLAELHPDLDHREISQLLIRAEQSGGLDLAAIAAIPAKPHGSRKGVQ; this is translated from the coding sequence ATGGGTATCGTCAAAATTTCAGACCAGCTGCATGAGAGCCTGCGCATTGCCAGCGGCGCGCTTTCACGCTCGATCAACGCGCAGGCGGAGCATTGGATGCGCATCGGCATGCTGGCCGAGCTGCACCCCGACCTCGATCACCGCGAGATCAGCCAGCTGCTGATACGGGCCGAGCAGAGCGGGGGGCTGGACCTGGCGGCGATCGCGGCCATACCGGCCAAGCCGCACGGCAGCCGCAAGGGCGTGCAATGA
- a CDS encoding TonB-dependent receptor has translation MKQQGLKPSALALALVTAFPMHAALAQSAESAEARKEPAQLEAVIVTGSRRVENVKEVPMSISAIKGDALDTYNASGQDIRALSARVPSLNIESDFGRTFPRFYIRGLGNTDFDLNASQPVGLVYDDVVQESPMLKGFPVFDVEQVEVLRGPQGTLFGRNSPAGVMKFDSVKPGKRLEGYATVGFGRYSALNFEGAINVPLNDDWSLRASGMMQRASDRVHNPLPDAEKDLEGYNDKAVRVQASYKNGGFNALFNVHGRDYKGNATTFRANVIKRGTNDLVDGFDASVYPTDGYNSQTLKSSGVSARLRWDLDGMTLHSITAYDRAEFYSRGDVDGGFGSRFAGIPDGPKFPGQPSVIPFDAQTADGMPYLRQTTQEFRLQSATKDALQWIGGLYYFQEKLQVDSFNFDSFSAGDPQNGYAVQHQSAKSWAAFGNLSYAITPDLKIRGGLRYTDDKKDFDGARTQTPFGGANVGPLTAHPKSSNWSWDLGANYSLDKNVALFARIATGYRAPSIQGRVLFGDTISVANSEKGLSFEAGFKADLLNNTARISGTVFKYQVKDLQLTAGSGSTNQNKLVNAAKAEGQGFELDAQAIIARDWKTTLGLSYNDTEIKDPNLFVQPCGNANFQFLEANTGCTVLNKPGPLAGTVLIGGNPLPRAPKWVINWTLKYSTEIGNGDLYVLTDWAYKDKYNMFLYEAVEYKAKSSLEGGLRVGYGWANGKYEVAAYSRNITNRQQVVAAIDFNNLTGIINEPRSYGVQFKATY, from the coding sequence ATGAAACAGCAAGGACTCAAGCCGAGCGCCCTGGCGCTGGCACTCGTGACCGCTTTCCCCATGCATGCCGCGCTGGCGCAGAGCGCCGAGTCGGCCGAGGCCCGCAAGGAGCCCGCGCAGCTGGAGGCGGTGATCGTGACCGGTAGCCGCCGCGTCGAGAACGTCAAAGAGGTGCCGATGTCGATCTCGGCCATCAAGGGTGATGCGCTCGACACCTACAACGCCAGCGGCCAGGACATCCGCGCCCTCTCGGCACGCGTGCCGAGCCTGAACATCGAATCCGATTTCGGCCGCACCTTCCCGCGTTTCTACATCCGCGGCCTGGGCAACACCGACTTCGACCTGAATGCCTCGCAGCCGGTGGGCCTGGTGTACGACGACGTGGTGCAGGAAAGCCCGATGCTGAAGGGCTTCCCGGTGTTCGACGTCGAGCAGGTGGAAGTGCTGCGCGGCCCGCAGGGCACGCTGTTCGGCCGCAACTCGCCGGCCGGCGTGATGAAGTTCGACTCGGTCAAGCCGGGCAAGCGCCTGGAGGGTTATGCCACCGTCGGCTTTGGCCGCTACAGCGCGCTGAACTTCGAGGGCGCGATCAACGTGCCCCTGAACGACGATTGGTCGCTGCGTGCCTCGGGCATGATGCAGCGCGCCAGCGACCGCGTGCACAACCCCTTGCCGGATGCCGAGAAGGATCTGGAGGGCTACAACGACAAGGCCGTGCGCGTGCAGGCCTCGTACAAGAACGGCGGCTTCAACGCGCTGTTCAATGTGCATGGCCGCGACTACAAGGGCAACGCCACCACCTTCCGCGCCAACGTCATCAAGCGCGGCACGAATGATCTGGTGGACGGCTTCGACGCCTCGGTCTATCCGACCGATGGTTACAACAGCCAGACTCTCAAGTCCAGCGGCGTGAGCGCGCGCCTGCGCTGGGATCTGGACGGCATGACGCTGCATTCGATCACCGCCTACGACCGCGCCGAGTTCTACAGCCGCGGTGACGTGGACGGCGGCTTCGGCAGCCGCTTTGCCGGCATTCCGGACGGCCCCAAGTTCCCCGGCCAGCCCTCGGTGATCCCGTTTGACGCCCAGACCGCGGACGGCATGCCCTATCTGCGTCAGACCACGCAGGAGTTCCGCCTGCAGTCGGCCACCAAGGACGCACTGCAGTGGATCGGCGGCCTCTACTACTTCCAGGAGAAGCTGCAGGTCGACAGTTTCAACTTCGACTCCTTCTCCGCCGGCGACCCGCAGAACGGCTACGCCGTGCAGCACCAGTCGGCCAAGTCATGGGCGGCCTTCGGCAATCTGAGCTATGCGATCACGCCGGATCTCAAGATCCGCGGCGGCCTGCGCTACACGGATGACAAGAAGGACTTCGACGGCGCGCGCACCCAGACCCCGTTTGGCGGCGCCAACGTGGGCCCGCTGACCGCGCATCCCAAGTCCAGCAACTGGAGCTGGGACCTGGGCGCCAACTACAGCCTGGACAAGAACGTCGCCCTGTTCGCCCGCATCGCCACAGGCTATCGCGCGCCCTCCATCCAGGGCCGCGTGCTGTTCGGCGACACCATCTCGGTGGCCAATTCGGAGAAGGGGCTGTCCTTTGAGGCCGGCTTCAAGGCGGACCTGCTCAACAACACCGCGCGCATCAGCGGCACGGTGTTCAAGTACCAGGTCAAGGATCTGCAGCTCACCGCCGGCAGCGGCAGCACCAACCAGAACAAGCTGGTCAACGCGGCCAAGGCCGAGGGCCAGGGCTTCGAGCTGGATGCGCAGGCCATCATCGCGCGCGACTGGAAGACCACGCTGGGCCTGAGCTACAACGACACCGAGATCAAGGATCCCAACCTGTTCGTGCAGCCCTGCGGCAATGCCAACTTCCAGTTCCTGGAGGCCAATACCGGTTGCACGGTGCTGAACAAGCCGGGCCCATTGGCCGGCACGGTGCTGATCGGTGGCAACCCGCTGCCGCGCGCGCCCAAGTGGGTGATCAACTGGACGCTCAAGTACAGCACCGAGATCGGCAACGGCGACCTCTATGTGCTGACCGACTGGGCCTACAAGGACAAGTACAACATGTTCCTGTACGAGGCGGTCGAGTACAAGGCCAAGTCCTCGCTGGAAGGCGGCTTGCGCGTGGGCTACGGCTGGGCCAATGGCAAGTACGAGGTCGCCGCCTACTCGCGCAACATCACCAACCGCCAGCAAGTGGTGGCGGCGATCGACTTCAACAACCTCACCGGCATCATCAACGAACCGCGCAGCTACGGCGTGCAGTTCAAGGCCACGTACTGA
- a CDS encoding prolyl oligopeptidase family serine peptidase: MSKTNFLTAISVALSALCLAGAVQAQSLSYPATRKVEQTDSYHGSSVADPYRWLEDDHSADTKAWVQAQNAVTDQFLAAMPQRLPVRRLYTELYNFEKFGLPFKEGGRYFWTRNDGLQQQSVLYTASALTAQPAVALDPNQLSKDGTVALSGYAASRDGKLLAYGSSKAGSDWQTWRVRDLASGRDLPDTLEWVKFSGAAWTPDGKGFFYARYDAPAEGAALTGSNYFQKLYYHRLGTPQADDTLVASNPQEKEWGFGAEVSDDGKLVYISVWKGGNKNGLMVLPLSKGAYPGAAGGAPKAVTLAFDAEYVPVASMGASTLIVKTNQDAPRGRLIAIDLKGSGKQAWKTLVAEGSDALTGASAVGGRLLLRYLRDASTLVRIHGMDGRALGEVALPGVGTASGFAGRSDDAETFFVYTSLNSPATIYRYEVATNKASVFKRPQTAFDAEQFETRREFVTSKDGTRFPIFIAHKKGLKLDGSNPTLLYGYGGFNAAMTPGYNVTAATWMKMGGVYVLASIRGGGEYGAAWHEAGTKLKKQNVFDDFIAAAEWLIANKFTQPAKLAINGGSNGGLLVGAVVNQRPELFGAAVPQVGVMDMLRFHKFTIGWAWVPDYGSSENAEEFKALLAYSPLHNIRSGGEKPYPAILVTTGDHDDRVVPAHSFKYTAALQAAETGSAPKLIRIETQAGHGAGKPTSKIIEERADMLAFIAHRFGMQLP; this comes from the coding sequence ATGAGCAAGACGAACTTTCTGACCGCCATAAGCGTCGCACTGAGCGCGCTGTGCCTGGCCGGCGCCGTACAGGCTCAGAGCCTGAGCTACCCCGCCACGCGCAAGGTCGAACAGACCGACAGCTACCACGGCAGCAGCGTGGCCGACCCCTACCGCTGGCTGGAAGACGACCATAGCGCCGACACCAAGGCCTGGGTGCAGGCGCAGAACGCCGTCACCGACCAGTTCCTCGCCGCCATGCCGCAGCGCCTGCCGGTGCGCCGCCTCTACACCGAGCTCTACAACTTCGAGAAATTCGGCCTGCCCTTCAAGGAGGGTGGCCGCTATTTCTGGACGCGCAACGACGGCCTGCAGCAGCAGAGCGTGCTCTACACCGCCAGCGCGTTGACGGCCCAGCCCGCGGTGGCGCTGGACCCCAACCAGCTCTCCAAGGACGGCACGGTGGCGCTGTCCGGCTACGCCGCCTCGCGCGATGGCAAGCTGCTGGCCTATGGCAGCTCCAAGGCCGGCTCCGACTGGCAGACCTGGCGCGTGCGCGATCTCGCCAGCGGCCGCGACCTGCCCGACACGCTCGAGTGGGTGAAGTTCTCCGGCGCCGCCTGGACGCCCGACGGCAAGGGCTTCTTCTACGCCCGCTACGACGCCCCCGCCGAGGGCGCGGCGCTGACCGGCAGCAACTACTTCCAGAAGCTCTACTACCACCGCCTGGGCACGCCGCAGGCCGACGACACCCTGGTGGCCAGCAACCCGCAAGAGAAGGAATGGGGCTTTGGCGCCGAGGTCTCGGACGACGGCAAGCTCGTCTACATCAGCGTCTGGAAGGGCGGCAACAAGAACGGCCTGATGGTGCTGCCGCTCTCCAAGGGCGCCTACCCCGGGGCGGCCGGCGGCGCGCCCAAGGCCGTGACGCTGGCCTTCGATGCCGAGTACGTGCCGGTCGCCTCGATGGGCGCCAGCACCCTGATCGTCAAGACCAACCAGGATGCGCCACGCGGCCGCCTGATCGCGATCGACCTGAAGGGCTCGGGCAAGCAGGCCTGGAAGACCCTGGTGGCCGAAGGCAGCGACGCGCTCACCGGCGCCTCCGCCGTGGGCGGCCGCCTGTTGCTGCGCTATCTGCGCGACGCCTCCACGCTGGTGCGCATCCATGGCATGGACGGCCGTGCGCTCGGCGAGGTGGCGCTGCCCGGCGTCGGCACGGCCTCGGGCTTTGCCGGGCGCAGTGACGACGCCGAGACCTTCTTCGTCTACACCAGCCTCAACTCGCCCGCCACCATCTACCGCTACGAGGTAGCGACCAACAAGGCCAGCGTGTTCAAGCGCCCGCAGACCGCCTTCGATGCCGAGCAGTTCGAGACGCGCCGCGAGTTCGTCACCAGCAAGGACGGCACGCGTTTCCCGATCTTCATCGCCCACAAGAAGGGCCTGAAGCTGGACGGCAGCAACCCGACGCTGCTGTACGGCTACGGCGGCTTCAATGCGGCGATGACGCCCGGCTACAACGTCACCGCCGCCACCTGGATGAAGATGGGTGGCGTCTACGTGCTGGCCTCGATCCGCGGTGGCGGCGAATACGGCGCGGCCTGGCACGAGGCGGGCACCAAGCTGAAGAAGCAGAACGTGTTCGACGACTTCATCGCCGCGGCCGAATGGCTGATCGCCAACAAGTTCACCCAGCCCGCCAAGCTCGCCATCAACGGTGGCAGCAATGGCGGTCTGCTGGTGGGCGCGGTGGTGAACCAGCGCCCCGAGCTGTTCGGCGCCGCGGTGCCGCAGGTGGGCGTGATGGACATGCTGCGCTTCCACAAGTTCACGATCGGCTGGGCCTGGGTGCCCGACTACGGCTCGAGCGAGAACGCCGAGGAGTTCAAGGCCCTGCTGGCCTACTCGCCGCTGCACAACATCCGGAGCGGCGGAGAGAAGCCCTACCCCGCCATCCTGGTGACCACCGGC